Part of the Dehalobacter sp. 12DCB1 genome is shown below.
TTCTTACATCCTTAGCAAAACGAATATAAGTTTGAATAGCATTTAAACCGGCATCCATTTCTTTCTGCAGTAATTCGGTGACGCTATTCATTTTCATTCTGAATGTGTCTTCGCTATGTTTGACATATACCCGTAAAGAACCGCCATGTGTAGGAATTTCCTCGACATGGAATACTTCTAACTCAACATGTTCAAAGACTTTTTGTATAGTTAACAGCGAAAAATAAGAAAAATGCTCATGATAAATGGTATCAAATTGATTCCCATTAATAAGTTGTAAGAGATGCGGGAATTCGAGCGTAATCATACCGTTCGAATTTAAGAGTATCTTTAAGCCCTTGACAAAATCGTTCAAATCAGGAACATGTGCCAAAACGTTATTGCCAATCAGAAGATCCGCTTTAACCCCCTTTTCAACCAGGTATGCGGCTAAATTTTCACCGAAAAACTCTGTTATAATCGGAATTCCTCTTTTTTCAGCTTCCAAAGCCACATTTTTGGCTGGCTCTATTCCCAATACAGGTATTCCGTGTTTGACAAAATACTGTAAAAGATATCCATCATTACATGCAATTTCTACCACTTGCATTTGTTGATTGACTCCGAATCCGTGGATCATCTGTTCAGTGTATGTCTGAGCATGCCGCAGCCAGCTCTCTGAAAATGAACTGAAATATGCGTAATCCTCGAAAATTGCTTGAGGAGACTCAAATTCCTGCAATTGAACAAGATAACACGCATCGCAAACATATGCGTGCAGCGGATAAAAATATTCTTTCTTATTAAGATTTTCAGGTTTAATAAAAGCATTAGAAAGCGGAGATTCCCCCAGATCGGCGAATGTATGAACCAACGGTTCCCCACAAAACCGGCATGTCATTTTGCTCAATCCTACTCTCCCCTTATTTTTTCATATTTCCGAATATATTCCAGACTTATTTGTCTTAAATTATCTCCAAACGCATAAGCGTGGTACCAGTCGACCGTCCATTTTATAGTGTCCAAAATATCAAGCTTCGTTTCCCAGCCGAGAAGCATCCTGGCTTTCGAACTATCCAACTTCAACACCTGTGTTTCATAAGGTGCTTTGCTTTGATCATATTCATAGTACAGACTGGTTCCCCATTCTTGCAGCGCTAAATTCGTCAATTCCTCTACTGTTACCACATGACTGTCGGGAGGGCCAAAGTTCCATGGTTCCCCATACTTTATGCCGTTCATAAAGAGTTTCTCTGCCAACAAGATATATCCCGACAAAGGCTCGAGCACATACTGCCAGGGTCTTATCGCCAATGGATTTCTAATGACCGGTTTTGCGTTATCAATGATCGCTTTCATGATATCAGGAACTAATCTTTCCTGACTCCAGTCTCCACCACCAATAACATTACCTGCCCGGACAGAAGCAACAGAAATACCCAATTCGTTCAAAAAGGACTGGCGAAAAGAACTTGTAATCAGTTCACTGCACCCTTTGCTGCAGCTATAAGGGTCACGTCCTCCGATTGGATCGTTTTCTCTGTAGCTCCAAACCCATTCCTTATTTTCGTAGCACTTGTCGCTCGTAACATTGACGATTGCCCGTACGCTGTCGCACTCCCTGACAGCATCCAGAAGATTGACCGTTCCCATTATATTAATTTCAAATGTTTCCCTGGGGTTTCGATATGATTCCCTCACAAGTGACTGGGCTGCTAGATGAAAAATGATTTCGGGCTTAAAATCCGCGATTACTTTTTTCAAATGTTCTATATCGCGAATGTCCCCAGAGACAGAAGCCATATGATGTTCCAGGTCAACTTGCGTAAAAAGATTCGGCTGGGTTGGAGGCTCAAGAGCATATCCTAAGATTTCTGCGCCCTTGTTTTGCAGAAGCAAAGATAGCCATCCGCCCTTAAACCCGGTATGTCCGGTGATCAATACTTTTTTGCCAATCCAGAATTGATTATTCATTGCCAAGTCACCCACGGAGCCTGCCCACTGTTCCATAAGTCTTCGAGTCTTATCTTGTCCCTTAAAGTATCCATGGGAAGCCAAAAACCATCATGTTTAAATGCAAATAGTTTCTTCTCTTTGGCCAATTCCTCTAAAGGCTCGGTCTCCCAGGCTATATCATCGCCGGAAATGTAGTCGAATATTTCAGGTTCGAGCACAAAATAGCCGCCATTAATCCAGCTGTCTTCCCCTTCAGGCTTCTCTTTAAATTTCCTGATTCTATTTTTATTCGTACTAAATTCTAGCATACCATATCTTGCAGGAGGATTAACCGCTGTTAACGTAGCCTTCCCTCGCTGTTCAAGATGAAATTGAATCAACTCCTGAATATTTACATTACATAACCCATCACCGTAGGTAAAGCAAAATGTTTCTCGACCGACATAGTCCCGAATTCGCTTTAATCTTCCTCCAGTCATTGTATCTTGACCTGTATCAATAAGCGTTACTTTCCACGGTTCACTGGTATTGTTATGAATATGCATCTCGTTGTTTTTTAAATCAAACGTAATATCAGATTGGTGCAAATAATAATTTGCAAAATACTCTTTGATGACATATCCTTTATAGCCAAGGCAAATAATAAACTCATTAATACCATAAGAAGAATAGATTTTCATAATATGCCAAAGAACCGGATGCCCTCCTATCTCAACCATAGGCTTAGGCCTTATTGTAGTTTCCTCTGATAGCCTTGTTCCAAGTCCTCCAGCAAGAATAACACATTTCATCGCTATTCCCCCAAATACTAAAATTGATATTCTACGCTAACCAAAGGCTAAAAAAATACCTGTTGGCCTTCATCCTTAACTTCACAACTTCTCTAGCCTGTTCAGGAAAGACATCCGCTAAATTATCCATAAATACTTTGTCATCTCCCTCAACTTCATTCGTGTCAATGGTTACTTTTTTAACTTGAACGCCTAAAGCCATTAATTCTTTTTCCATACTGACAAGATCAAATACCTTGACATATCCGTTTTGGGCAATACCTGTTTCCATTCCTGCCATCATGCTTAATAACAGATCATATCGCATCGTATTATTTACGGATAAAATGATTTGTCCGTTTTCTTTTAATAACGTCTTCAAAGTTCCAATTAAATCAATAAATTGATCATAATATTGTGCTGGTTCTCCAATGACAACATAATCAAACTTTTCATTCGCGAATTTTTTGCTGATATCGCGATAATCTCCACAAATTGCACTTTGACAGATTGTATCCAGATCGGTCATATATTTGTAAACTTTGGTAAATGCAAAAAGCTGTACATCCCGCTGTCCTTGATTTCTTAACTTGTTTTTCAGCTGTAAGATTGTCGCACCGCATCTTGGATCAATCCCAAGAATTCGAATATCGCTTTTCCCCTTAGCCTCTTCATAATCGACAAGATTAAGCAAATCAAAATCGTAATGAACATCTGTCCAGGCATCAAGATTATATTTATCTATAAAAAATTGACGGCTAACCTCCAGAGACTTGTTTTCCTTTTGCCCTGCGCCCGTGGTAATCGATCCAAAATGGAACGTGAAGGTATCAGCGGCAAAAACCAGTTTATATCCCGCTCTGCGAATTCTGAAGCTCATATCGTCATCGGCAAATTCGCCAAAGTAGAATTTCGGATCGTAATAACCTACGAGATCTAAGACTTCTCTTTTCACAAAAAGAACTGTTGGCATCAGCCGAACACGCTCTTCCCATTTATCCGGATCTGAATGATTAAATGCTCTTGCAAAGTCCTGCATTTCCTCAATATTCTTATAATTGCCAGGTATCTGTTGAAAATTACTTACATTGCTAGCCGCTGGAGCAACAAAACCAATTTCTTCATCAGATTCCATGCATAAGATAAGATTTTTTAGCCAATCTTTTGTAAATATAAAATCATTACAGACACCGGCAATATACTTGCCTTCAGCAGCCTTCAACCCAATATTGAACCCATTAACTGGTCCCACGTTATTATCCAGATGGATTTTTTTCTTATTGGGTAAGCTGTCAAAGTACTCCTTTGTACCATCAAACGAACCATTATTGACCGTAATTAATTCAAAATCAATTCCTTCAGAATATTGATAAATGCTGTCAATGGCTAGCTTTGTATAATCGAGATGATTATATCCCAGAATGACAATACTCACTAAAGGGTTTACAGCATCATTGTACATAGATTAACCTCCAACATTTTTATCAAATGAACATGTTCTTACATTGGTTTCGCTGTATTGGTTAATTATCCTCCATATCAGCTTTAAATTCAGCAATTTCCGGATCATTCGGGATAATTTCCTCATAGGCCTGAATAATCTCCCTGGCTTCTTTGAACATCCCGTTTTGGATAAACTGTTTCAGATTGGCTTTCACAATCCGCGCATACTCCTGCATTTCAGTGCTGACTGCAGGCTGCGTCTGAACGTCTATTTTTTTCGTCAGCCTGTCCAAAAGCACTTCTATCCCTTTTTTCATGTCAGGATACTCAAGAAGTGCTTTTTTCAAATACCTTACATATTGGGCCTGATCGGAATTTTCTACGAAATGGGCTTTATCAAGACAGTAGAAGAATATTTCTTCCTTATTGGCTAGAAGATAAGGTTTGTCATTTTCAAATAGTTCCGGCCTGTAGATTCTCCTGATATAACCGATACCCTCATGGATGTATCTGTCCAGTACCTGATCGTACTTTTCTTCATCAAGGTTCTCCGCTTGAAGCATGATCCTCCGTAATATTTTATGGACCCGTTGTTCTTCAAGGGGGGCATCTTGATCCCGACTTTGCAGATATACATCACATACTTCGTCAAAATCCGGATATTTTTCAGTTAAATATTTGAACAACAATTCCAGTTCCTGCTCTTGAATTTCAAGGTTGACACTATTTAAAGGGAGCTTCATTTTCGTAACAAAATAGAAAATATCGCCATAATAAAACCCAAGCTCACTAAGCGAAAGGCTCTTAATCCCGCTCAGAAGCTGGTTAGTCACGTTTTTCTGCCCCCAAAGCCTGATTGTGTTTAATAAGCCATACTCCGAATCCTCATTATGGAAAAGTCGGGCCACTTCTTCCCGCTTTATCTCGTCCTCACTAAACAATAAAGTCTCCAGAGCTAAACAGAAACTTTTTTCCAAGTCTTTTTTTGCGAATTTGCTTATTTTATTATAGAAGCATTTTATTTCTTGATATTTTTCAAGACTTAAGTAAAGTGAAATTTGATGAGGGACAGCCTTTTCAATCATTTCAATGGTCTCGAGCTTCTCGAGTGCTTCCAGTGCATCTTCTTTCTGGTCTATCTCCTTGTACATTACAGCTAAATCATAGTAAACATCGTCTTTATGAGAAAATGAGTTTGAGATAATTCTCGGATCTTTTCCTCGAAACTGATCATAATTTTCCACATAGTATAAATACTTCTGGTAACTTGCAATTGCTTCCTGGTATTGTTTCAGCATCCCTTGGGCTTTAGCAAGACAAAACCATAAGTCAATGGCCCATTCCCTGTATTTCAGGCCTTCCTGCGCTAGTTCTACTGTTTTCTTGTACTCTCCGTTATCGTTGTATAGCATAGCAAGGGTACTGTAAACATAAAAATACTCCACAGGGTCCATGTTCTTTCTTTTGGCTGTTTCGTAAGCTCTTACCGCAGGATCCAAAGCGTCTTTATGGTTTTTAAACGTAGCAATCGTGTTGGAAAGATAAAATAATAAACCGACATTATCTGGATCCTTCTCTATGGCTTGCAGCAGTATAGGCTCATAAAGTTTGAGCTTTCGTTCCCTAAGCTCCGGATCATCGGCCGGATAACCATAATGCAGCAACTGGGCATCAAGAACTGCCAGCGGTGGTTCGAAGATCGGCTCTTCATGAATAACACCTTGAAAACCAAATTTTGCTGTTTTGCGAAATAAACGCGTGACCACGCCAGTCCCAACTTTACTGGTATTATTGGTTTGAAAAATATTATCAATCTGAATCGCTGCCGCATTAATATTTTTAGAAACCTTTGATGTGATAAATTGAACGATTGCTTCATATCCTCTCAGTTCTTCATCGGCATCTACAAACATGAACCAGTCCCCCCGGGTGTACTGCACCGTTATATTCCTCATTTTTGAATAGTCATTTTCCCAGGGATGGAAGTATACTTTATTCGTATATTTTTTGGCAATTTCCACTGTTTGATCCATTGATCCTGTATCAACAATGATGAGTTCCGAAGAAACTGCGTTTAAAAGTGGCTTAAGGCTTTCTAAACATCTTTTCAGATTTTTTTCTTCATTTTTCACCATCATACCGATGCTTAATTTCAAAACAACCCACTTCCTTTAGCAAATGTCAGTCATCAAATCTTAAATAATTTATTAGTTCGTGCCACCAGGATATCAAAGATTTAGCGTTTACATGATACTAAATATAATATCGGCTATACTCCTGTTTTTCTGGAGAATAAATTCTGATAAAAAGCAAATCAATTTCCGGCCAGAATTAACATTTTTTAAATGCCGGGCTTCAGATCCGCAATACGGGTTAAAGCAGGTTCATATCCTTCTGATCTAGCTCTGGTATAAAATTCTTTGGCTTTAACCATGTCTCCGGTTGTTTCATAGTACACGCCCAAATTATAGGCTGCCAGGAAACTTCCCGTTCCGGTCATTGTACTATACTTATCGGTCTCTCCCAGTCGAAGACAGGTCTTATACTCCCGTTCAATCTCCGGAAACAAGTGAATATATTTGTTCACATCTGAAAAAACAAGCTCCATATAAAAAAGAGCGCATACAAAATGAAAATCCGGATAATCGGCAAACTGCGCTCTTTCTTTTTCAATCATGCCGATTCCTTTAAACAGCCTTCCGGTGGCAAGAATATTGTAAAGATAGTCAATCACAACAAGATCTCTATAGCCTGCGTTTCGACCCAGAAATTGATAGCACTTTTCGAAATAGTCGTTTGCCGTCTGATATTGGCCGGATAACTTGTATTGTTTGGCTGTCTGGTAAAGAAGATAAGGGTCACTAGGATGATTGTCCAGTTCGAGAAGCAATAACCGTAAATTTCGGCCCGTTTTGTCCGTTTCGTAGTAGCCGTCATGATTCACTTCGATTTCCGTATTGACCCGTGGAAGGTTCGATTTAATTTGCTCATGAACCCTGCCCTCAAAATAAATTCCTTTCGGAATCAACCTGGAGACCCAGGTGCTGGAAGTTCTTATTTCATGATCCTGCTTAATCTTACTGACCACTTTGATTCTGCCGATGGCCTCAGACTGTTCCATAAAGCGCTGAATACTCTCTTTCGTTCCCTGTGTAAAAACTTCATCAGCATCG
Proteins encoded:
- a CDS encoding class I SAM-dependent methyltransferase, with product MTCRFCGEPLVHTFADLGESPLSNAFIKPENLNKKEYFYPLHAYVCDACYLVQLQEFESPQAIFEDYAYFSSFSESWLRHAQTYTEQMIHGFGVNQQMQVVEIACNDGYLLQYFVKHGIPVLGIEPAKNVALEAEKRGIPIITEFFGENLAAYLVEKGVKADLLIGNNVLAHVPDLNDFVKGLKILLNSNGMITLEFPHLLQLINGNQFDTIYHEHFSYFSLLTIQKVFEHVELEVFHVEEIPTHGGSLRVYVKHSEDTFRMKMNSVTELLQKEMDAGLNAIQTYIRFAKDVRKIKQEIMQFFKGIKEQGCTIVGYGAPAKGNTLLNYCEIGIDTIEYTVDLNPYKQGLYLPGTHIPVYSPERIAEKKPDYIVILPWNLKSEIMEQLAYAKNWGAKFVILIPGIEVF
- the rfbG gene encoding CDP-glucose 4,6-dehydratase, encoding MNNQFWIGKKVLITGHTGFKGGWLSLLLQNKGAEILGYALEPPTQPNLFTQVDLEHHMASVSGDIRDIEHLKKVIADFKPEIIFHLAAQSLVRESYRNPRETFEINIMGTVNLLDAVRECDSVRAIVNVTSDKCYENKEWVWSYRENDPIGGRDPYSCSKGCSELITSSFRQSFLNELGISVASVRAGNVIGGGDWSQERLVPDIMKAIIDNAKPVIRNPLAIRPWQYVLEPLSGYILLAEKLFMNGIKYGEPWNFGPPDSHVVTVEELTNLALQEWGTSLYYEYDQSKAPYETQVLKLDSSKARMLLGWETKLDILDTIKWTVDWYHAYAFGDNLRQISLEYIRKYEKIRGE
- the rfbF gene encoding glucose-1-phosphate cytidylyltransferase, whose translation is MKCVILAGGLGTRLSEETTIRPKPMVEIGGHPVLWHIMKIYSSYGINEFIICLGYKGYVIKEYFANYYLHQSDITFDLKNNEMHIHNNTSEPWKVTLIDTGQDTMTGGRLKRIRDYVGRETFCFTYGDGLCNVNIQELIQFHLEQRGKATLTAVNPPARYGMLEFSTNKNRIRKFKEKPEGEDSWINGGYFVLEPEIFDYISGDDIAWETEPLEELAKEKKLFAFKHDGFWLPMDTLRDKIRLEDLWNSGQAPWVTWQ
- a CDS encoding glycosyltransferase family 2 protein, whose amino-acid sequence is MYNDAVNPLVSIVILGYNHLDYTKLAIDSIYQYSEGIDFELITVNNGSFDGTKEYFDSLPNKKKIHLDNNVGPVNGFNIGLKAAEGKYIAGVCNDFIFTKDWLKNLILCMESDEEIGFVAPAASNVSNFQQIPGNYKNIEEMQDFARAFNHSDPDKWEERVRLMPTVLFVKREVLDLVGYYDPKFYFGEFADDDMSFRIRRAGYKLVFAADTFTFHFGSITTGAGQKENKSLEVSRQFFIDKYNLDAWTDVHYDFDLLNLVDYEEAKGKSDIRILGIDPRCGATILQLKNKLRNQGQRDVQLFAFTKVYKYMTDLDTICQSAICGDYRDISKKFANEKFDYVVIGEPAQYYDQFIDLIGTLKTLLKENGQIILSVNNTMRYDLLLSMMAGMETGIAQNGYVKVFDLVSMEKELMALGVQVKKVTIDTNEVEGDDKVFMDNLADVFPEQAREVVKLRMKANRYFFSLWLA
- a CDS encoding glycosyltransferase, with amino-acid sequence MKLSIGMMVKNEEKNLKRCLESLKPLLNAVSSELIIVDTGSMDQTVEIAKKYTNKVYFHPWENDYSKMRNITVQYTRGDWFMFVDADEELRGYEAIVQFITSKVSKNINAAAIQIDNIFQTNNTSKVGTGVVTRLFRKTAKFGFQGVIHEEPIFEPPLAVLDAQLLHYGYPADDPELRERKLKLYEPILLQAIEKDPDNVGLLFYLSNTIATFKNHKDALDPAVRAYETAKRKNMDPVEYFYVYSTLAMLYNDNGEYKKTVELAQEGLKYREWAIDLWFCLAKAQGMLKQYQEAIASYQKYLYYVENYDQFRGKDPRIISNSFSHKDDVYYDLAVMYKEIDQKEDALEALEKLETIEMIEKAVPHQISLYLSLEKYQEIKCFYNKISKFAKKDLEKSFCLALETLLFSEDEIKREEVARLFHNEDSEYGLLNTIRLWGQKNVTNQLLSGIKSLSLSELGFYYGDIFYFVTKMKLPLNSVNLEIQEQELELLFKYLTEKYPDFDEVCDVYLQSRDQDAPLEEQRVHKILRRIMLQAENLDEEKYDQVLDRYIHEGIGYIRRIYRPELFENDKPYLLANKEEIFFYCLDKAHFVENSDQAQYVRYLKKALLEYPDMKKGIEVLLDRLTKKIDVQTQPAVSTEMQEYARIVKANLKQFIQNGMFKEAREIIQAYEEIIPNDPEIAEFKADMEDN
- a CDS encoding glycosyltransferase family 2 protein; protein product: MRKLSLVMIVKNEEKVLARCLDSVKHLVDEMIVADTGSTDDTKKIAHAYGAKVCDYVWEDDFAKARNFALSYAAGDWNLILDADEVFTQGTKESIQRFMEQSEAIGRIKVVSKIKQDHEIRTSSTWVSRLIPKGIYFEGRVHEQIKSNLPRVNTEIEVNHDGYYETDKTGRNLRLLLLELDNHPSDPYLLYQTAKQYKLSGQYQTANDYFEKCYQFLGRNAGYRDLVVIDYLYNILATGRLFKGIGMIEKERAQFADYPDFHFVCALFYMELVFSDVNKYIHLFPEIEREYKTCLRLGETDKYSTMTGTGSFLAAYNLGVYYETTGDMVKAKEFYTRARSEGYEPALTRIADLKPGI